A genomic region of Acipenser ruthenus chromosome 9, fAciRut3.2 maternal haplotype, whole genome shotgun sequence contains the following coding sequences:
- the LOC117406317 gene encoding histone H3-like centromeric protein A isoform X2 — protein sequence MPRGAGKRKEGKPVRRQPRPSTPEPRAVRRDRSPPRARRESPRGEQPKARPVRGERSPPRDRRERPRAEVRRRYRPGARALMEIRKYQKSTALLIRKAPFSRLSAESFIVRLFEDAYLCTIHARRVTLFPRDIQLARRIRGPQHGLG from the exons ATGCCTCGAGGGGCTGGTAAAAGGAAAGAGGGAAAACCGGTCAGGCGTCAACCTCGACCATCAACACCAGAGCCTCGGGCTGTTCGAAGGGACAGAAGCCCCCCAAGGGCCAGACGAGAGAGCCCGCGGGGTGAACAACCAAAGGCCCGACCCGTTCGAGGGGAGAGAAGCCCCCCAAGGGATAGGCGAGAGAGACCGCGGG CGGAGGTACGCAGAAGATATAGACCTGGTGCTCGAGCCCTTATGGAAATAAGAAAGTACCAGAAGTCTACCGCACTCTTGATTAGAAAGGCACCGTTTTCAAGGCTG TCTGCAGAATCGTTTATCGTCCGTCTGTTTGAGGATGCCTATCTGTGCACCATCCATGCACGCAGAGTGACGTTATTCCCACGTGACATACAGTTAGCAAGGAGAATCAGGGGACCGCAACATGGCCTGGGCTGA
- the LOC117406317 gene encoding histone H3-like centromeric protein A isoform X1 — protein sequence MPRGAGKRKEGKPVRRQPRPSTPEPRAVRRDRSPPRARRESPRGEQPKARPVRGERSPPRDRRERPRAEVRRRYRPGARALMEIRKYQKSTALLIRKAPFSRLVRDIAQNQHADFLWRAEALAALQESAESFIVRLFEDAYLCTIHARRVTLFPRDIQLARRIRGPQHGLG from the exons ATGCCTCGAGGGGCTGGTAAAAGGAAAGAGGGAAAACCGGTCAGGCGTCAACCTCGACCATCAACACCAGAGCCTCGGGCTGTTCGAAGGGACAGAAGCCCCCCAAGGGCCAGACGAGAGAGCCCGCGGGGTGAACAACCAAAGGCCCGACCCGTTCGAGGGGAGAGAAGCCCCCCAAGGGATAGGCGAGAGAGACCGCGGG CGGAGGTACGCAGAAGATATAGACCTGGTGCTCGAGCCCTTATGGAAATAAGAAAGTACCAGAAGTCTACCGCACTCTTGATTAGAAAGGCACCGTTTTCAAGGCTG GTCAGGGATATAGCCCAAAATCAGCATGCAGATTTCCTGTGGAGAGCAGAGGCTTTAGCAGCTTTGCAAGAG TCTGCAGAATCGTTTATCGTCCGTCTGTTTGAGGATGCCTATCTGTGCACCATCCATGCACGCAGAGTGACGTTATTCCCACGTGACATACAGTTAGCAAGGAGAATCAGGGGACCGCAACATGGCCTGGGCTGA